One genomic window of bacterium includes the following:
- the rsmH gene encoding 16S rRNA (cytosine(1402)-N(4))-methyltransferase RsmH: protein MYHEPVLAREVMERLVTSPGGLYLDCTMGGGGHSRAILDRLDESGRLLALDWDEDAHAHVRAQAGAESNQMGEHQVLGRDSRVTLLRHSFGELDRLPAPWQDLRFTGILMDLGLSSHQIDTPARGFSYRFDGPLDMRMDRRRPRDAGHLLDVVDEAALGRLLRDLGEVREWRRLAPLMLAARRQGGLASTGQLRDLVEGKLGRRGSYDLLSRIFQALRMAVNDEHEALEQGLDEAFRRLAAGGRLAVITYHSLEDRLVKTRFRRWSGEAERPGSRHLPVALPPRLGRLLERRGVVPGPDEAARNPRSRSARLRVIERMEA from the coding sequence ATGTATCACGAACCCGTCCTGGCAAGGGAAGTGATGGAACGACTGGTCACTTCCCCGGGCGGACTCTACCTGGACTGCACCATGGGCGGGGGCGGACACAGCCGCGCCATCCTGGACCGCCTGGACGAATCGGGTCGGCTGCTGGCCTTGGATTGGGACGAGGACGCGCACGCGCACGTGCGGGCGCAGGCTGGTGCGGAAAGCAATCAGATGGGGGAACACCAGGTGCTCGGGCGGGACTCACGCGTCACCCTGCTGCGCCACAGCTTCGGCGAGCTGGACCGCCTGCCGGCCCCCTGGCAGGACCTCCGCTTCACGGGCATCCTGATGGACCTGGGTCTCTCCTCCCACCAGATCGACACTCCCGCCCGCGGCTTCTCCTACCGCTTTGACGGACCCCTCGACATGCGCATGGACCGCCGCCGGCCGCGGGACGCCGGCCACCTGCTCGACGTAGTGGACGAGGCGGCCCTGGGCCGCCTCCTGCGGGATCTGGGCGAGGTGAGGGAGTGGCGCCGGCTGGCCCCCCTCATGCTGGCGGCGCGCCGGCAGGGCGGCCTGGCGAGCACCGGCCAATTGCGGGATCTGGTCGAGGGGAAACTGGGCCGGCGTGGCAGCTACGACCTGCTCAGCCGCATCTTCCAGGCCCTGCGCATGGCCGTCAACGACGAGCACGAGGCCCTGGAGCAGGGGCTGGACGAGGCCTTCCGGCGCCTGGCGGCCGGCGGCCGGCTGGCCGTCATCACCTACCACAGCCTGGAGGACCGCCTCGTCAAGACCCGCTTCCGTCGCTGGTCCGGCGAGGCCGAGCGGCCGGGCAGCCGCCACCTGCCGGTGGCCCTGCCGCCGCGGCTGGGCCGCCTGCTTGAGCGGCGCGGCGTCGTGCCCGGCCCCGACGAGGCGGCGCGCAACCCCCGCAGCCGCTCGGCGCGTCTGCGGGTCATCGAGCGGATG
- a CDS encoding metalloregulator ArsR/SmtB family transcription factor, which yields MADPFDLKLRALADPRRRRILELLAVRDRGVADLAEECGLSAPTVSHHLAILREAGLAGMRKEGRHHDFYLVPTGPGELVQWLNLLRQRRSQPAWNQEAYREAALRSFLEHSQRGLPSHPRRRQVVLDWFHSLLERDRLLPVEEVAALWSPHYADWEEILAALVELGRVERRGDYILISD from the coding sequence ATGGCCGATCCCTTCGACCTGAAACTGCGCGCCTTGGCCGATCCCCGCCGGCGGCGGATCCTGGAACTGCTGGCGGTGCGGGATCGTGGCGTGGCCGACCTGGCGGAGGAATGCGGGCTCAGCGCGCCCACCGTCTCCCACCACCTGGCCATCCTGCGCGAGGCCGGTCTGGCCGGCATGCGCAAGGAAGGCCGCCACCACGACTTCTACCTGGTGCCCACCGGACCGGGGGAGCTGGTCCAGTGGTTGAACCTCTTGCGGCAACGCCGCAGCCAACCAGCCTGGAACCAGGAAGCCTACCGGGAGGCGGCACTCAGATCCTTTCTGGAGCACTCCCAGCGTGGCCTGCCATCCCATCCGCGTCGTCGCCAGGTGGTGCTGGACTGGTTCCACTCGCTGCTGGAGAGGGATCGTTTGTTGCCCGTGGAGGAAGTGGCCGCCCTTTGGTCACCCCATTACGCGGACTGGGAGGAGATCCTGGCCGCCCTGGTGGAACTGGGCCGGGTGGAGCGGCGGGGCGACTACATCCTGATTTCGGATTGA
- a CDS encoding FAD-dependent thymidylate synthase gives MTPAERLAAHVTHLDRPVSAVHGLPPEVVAVLFAQVSRSPAGFRENLLKLMEEDRLPLASTRHGFDQARAAAFHEKWVLGYGHASVAEHAVLHVAVEDCSILAAKALEEARLASFTEKSSRYQVFDEGRFHVPEEWRGRCWESAALALVGELYAAYTRVLQWARARLEAGPRAAGLSDRAWRQAVHASACDTARYLLPAGAKTSLGMTLNARVAAHLIRRLRAHPLAELRQLGDRLEEEGCRITPVLLRHSRPSDHQRGLAATLAEVLPPAGGTGGADWPRVRLVDWDADAELRILADWILQSRPVDLAEARRVAAGLDAETRRRIFDRILGGRGPHDQAPRALEQATVTVEFCLDYGAFRDLQRHRMLSPTLTPLGCRWGWELPDELQGCPWQGEVEDLLARVRSLWETMAREEGEAAAYLVPLAFRHRFVLKMNLRECDHLIRLRSTPAGHASYRRAAWQLLAELRRALPGLAGHLQEPGRSDEEDGAPARQAELLRQEGARERAAGTSPDG, from the coding sequence ATGACTCCCGCCGAGCGTCTGGCCGCCCACGTCACACATCTGGACCGGCCTGTCTCCGCCGTGCACGGCCTGCCGCCGGAGGTGGTGGCCGTGCTCTTCGCCCAGGTCAGCCGCAGCCCGGCGGGTTTCCGCGAGAACCTGCTCAAGCTGATGGAGGAGGACAGGTTGCCCCTTGCCTCCACCAGGCACGGCTTCGACCAGGCCCGCGCCGCGGCCTTCCACGAGAAATGGGTGCTGGGCTACGGCCATGCCAGCGTGGCCGAGCACGCCGTGCTGCATGTCGCGGTGGAGGATTGCTCCATCCTGGCCGCCAAGGCTCTCGAGGAGGCGCGCCTGGCCAGTTTCACCGAGAAGAGTTCCCGTTACCAGGTCTTCGACGAGGGGCGCTTCCACGTGCCGGAGGAGTGGCGGGGCCGCTGCTGGGAGAGCGCGGCCCTTGCCCTCGTGGGCGAACTCTACGCCGCCTACACCCGCGTCCTCCAGTGGGCGCGCGCCCGTCTCGAGGCGGGACCCCGCGCCGCCGGCTTGTCCGACCGGGCCTGGCGCCAGGCCGTGCACGCCTCCGCCTGCGACACGGCCCGCTACCTGCTGCCGGCCGGGGCGAAGACCAGCCTGGGCATGACGCTCAACGCGCGCGTCGCGGCCCATCTCATCCGCCGGCTGCGCGCCCATCCCCTGGCCGAGCTGCGCCAGCTGGGCGACCGCCTGGAGGAGGAGGGCTGCCGCATCACGCCCGTCCTCCTGCGCCATTCCCGCCCCTCGGACCACCAGCGGGGCCTCGCCGCCACCTTGGCGGAGGTCCTCCCACCAGCCGGCGGCACGGGCGGCGCGGACTGGCCCCGCGTCCGTCTGGTGGACTGGGACGCCGATGCCGAGCTGCGCATCCTGGCCGACTGGATCCTCCAGTCGCGGCCGGTGGACCTGGCGGAGGCCCGCCGGGTGGCGGCGGGCCTGGATGCGGAGACGCGGCGCCGCATCTTCGATCGGATCCTGGGCGGGCGCGGCCCTCATGATCAGGCGCCCCGTGCCCTGGAACAGGCCACCGTGACCGTGGAATTCTGCCTGGACTATGGCGCCTTCCGCGACCTGCAGCGCCACCGCATGCTCAGCCCCACGCTGACACCCCTGGGATGCCGCTGGGGCTGGGAACTGCCCGACGAACTGCAGGGCTGCCCCTGGCAGGGGGAGGTGGAGGACCTGCTCGCCCGCGTGCGCAGCCTGTGGGAGACCATGGCCCGCGAGGAGGGCGAGGCGGCCGCCTACCTGGTGCCCCTGGCCTTCCGCCACCGCTTTGTGTTGAAGATGAACCTGAGGGAATGCGACCACCTCATCCGCCTGCGCAGCACGCCGGCGGGGCACGCCTCCTACCGGCGGGCGGCCTGGCAGCTGTTGGCGGAACTGCGGCGCGCGCTGCCCGGGCTGGCCGGGCATCTGCAGGAACCGGGACGCAGCGATGAGGAGGATGGCGCGCCGGCGCGCCAGGCCGAGCTGCTCCGCCAGGAGGGGGCGCGGGAGAGGGCGGCCGGCACTTCCCCGGACGGCTGA
- a CDS encoding 23S rRNA (pseudouridine(1915)-N(3))-methyltransferase RlmH — translation MTFAIHVVGRSREAWLQEAESEYRKRLCAWANVELVVHKAETLGPGLPPEAARRAEAARLLEGLDAREELVALDEGGRTFNSPELAAWLEGRLGSGVSRFRFVVGGAEGLDPELRRRAGLVLSLSRLTFTHQMVRLVLLEQLYRALMIREGRPYHRG, via the coding sequence GTGACCTTCGCCATCCACGTGGTCGGGCGCAGCCGGGAAGCCTGGCTGCAGGAGGCGGAGTCCGAGTACCGCAAGCGCCTATGCGCCTGGGCCAACGTGGAGCTGGTGGTGCACAAGGCGGAGACCCTGGGTCCCGGGCTGCCGCCGGAGGCCGCCCGCCGGGCGGAGGCCGCCCGTCTGCTGGAAGGGTTGGACGCGCGGGAGGAGCTGGTGGCCCTGGACGAGGGCGGCCGCACCTTCAACAGCCCGGAGCTGGCCGCCTGGCTGGAGGGCCGGCTGGGGTCGGGGGTCAGTCGCTTCCGCTTCGTGGTGGGTGGGGCGGAGGGCCTCGACCCGGAGCTGCGTCGACGGGCCGGGCTGGTGCTCAGCCTCTCGCGCCTCACCTTCACCCACCAGATGGTGCGCCTGGTGCTCCTGGAGCAGCTCTACCGGGCGCTGATGATCCGCGAGGGCCGCCCCTACCACCGGGGCTGA
- a CDS encoding replication-associated recombination protein A, with the protein MSRTPHPNLFHDPEERRRLAPLAERMRARRLDEVVGQPELTGPDSPLRRMLETGRLESVLFWGPPGCGKTTLARLIMDESGAETHSLNAVTSGVGELRKVFEAAEAALNLHGRRSLLFIDEIHRYNKAQQDALLKTVEDGTLTLLAATTENPGFEIIPALLSRCHLLTLRPLDDVALLELAGRALERDEWLASLKAELEEAARARLCLLAGGDARRLLQLLEMAATVARPDAEGRRRIGLAELQATGQGHRLPFDKGGDQHYDQISALIKSVRGSDADAAIYWLARLLESGEEPRFIARRLLILASEDIGNAAPNGLVLANACFEAVHKLGLPEAMYPLAQCAAFLAAQPKSNACAAAILEARRVVRARGADPVPVHLRNAPTRLARELGHGADYQYPPDHEGSFARQAYLPEGLEDLRLYRPSRRGLEGKLRDYLASCWPERFASGSLEHSAAEGE; encoded by the coding sequence ATGAGCCGGACTCCGCACCCCAACCTCTTCCATGATCCCGAGGAGCGTCGCCGCCTGGCGCCGCTGGCCGAGCGCATGCGCGCCCGCCGCCTGGACGAGGTGGTGGGCCAGCCCGAGCTGACCGGCCCGGACAGCCCGCTCCGCCGCATGCTGGAGACGGGCCGCCTCGAGTCGGTCCTGTTCTGGGGGCCGCCCGGCTGCGGCAAGACGACCCTGGCCCGCCTCATCATGGACGAGAGCGGGGCCGAGACCCACTCCCTCAACGCCGTCACCAGCGGCGTGGGGGAGCTGCGCAAGGTCTTCGAGGCGGCGGAGGCGGCGCTCAATCTGCACGGGCGGCGCAGCCTGCTCTTCATCGACGAGATCCATCGCTACAACAAGGCCCAGCAGGACGCCCTCCTCAAGACCGTCGAGGACGGCACCCTGACGCTGCTGGCGGCGACGACCGAGAATCCCGGCTTCGAGATCATCCCCGCCCTCCTCTCGCGCTGCCATCTGCTGACCCTGCGCCCGCTGGACGACGTGGCCCTGCTGGAGCTGGCCGGGCGCGCCCTGGAGCGCGACGAGTGGCTGGCCAGCCTCAAGGCGGAGCTGGAAGAGGCGGCGCGGGCGCGGCTCTGCCTGCTGGCGGGCGGCGATGCCCGGCGCCTGCTGCAACTGCTGGAGATGGCGGCGACGGTGGCGCGGCCCGACGCGGAGGGTCGGCGCCGCATCGGCCTGGCCGAGCTGCAGGCGACGGGCCAGGGCCACCGCCTGCCCTTCGACAAGGGCGGAGACCAGCACTACGACCAGATCAGCGCCCTGATCAAGAGTGTGCGCGGCAGCGACGCCGACGCCGCCATCTACTGGCTGGCGCGCCTGCTGGAGAGCGGCGAGGAGCCGCGCTTCATCGCCCGGCGCCTGCTCATCCTGGCCAGCGAGGACATCGGCAACGCCGCGCCCAACGGGCTGGTGCTGGCCAACGCCTGCTTCGAGGCCGTCCACAAGCTGGGACTGCCCGAGGCCATGTATCCGCTGGCCCAGTGCGCGGCCTTCCTCGCGGCGCAGCCCAAGTCCAACGCCTGCGCCGCTGCCATCCTCGAGGCGCGCCGGGTGGTGCGCGCCCGGGGCGCCGACCCCGTCCCCGTCCACTTGCGCAACGCCCCGACCCGCCTGGCCAGGGAGCTGGGCCACGGCGCGGATTACCAATACCCGCCCGACCACGAGGGCAGTTTCGCGCGCCAGGCCTACCTGCCGGAGGGACTGGAGGACCTGCGCCTCTACCGTCCCAGCCGCCGGGGCCTGGAGGGGAAGCTGCGGGACTACCTGGCCTCTTGCTGGCCCGAGCGCTTCGCGTCGGGTTCGCTTGAACACTCCGCCGCGGAGGGCGAGTGA
- a CDS encoding methyltransferase domain-containing protein: MSWSNPWDERFATEDYVYGTAPNRWLEAQDGLLPRMGRALAVADGEGRNGVWLAERGLRVTAVDGSRVGLEKARRLARERACAARYQTVLADLITWDCPAHAYELVVLCYLHLPPAPRRELHRRLAASLVPGGLLVMEAFTPRQLAFRTGGPSHPDLLYEPVELGRDFAGLEILHLEETELELEEGLLHRGRSAVLRLLARNASNPGR, encoded by the coding sequence GTGAGCTGGTCGAATCCATGGGACGAGCGCTTCGCGACGGAGGACTACGTCTACGGCACGGCGCCCAACCGCTGGCTGGAGGCCCAGGACGGGCTGCTGCCGCGGATGGGCCGCGCCCTGGCCGTCGCCGACGGGGAGGGCCGCAACGGGGTCTGGCTGGCCGAGCGCGGCCTGAGGGTCACCGCGGTGGACGGCTCGCGGGTGGGGCTGGAGAAGGCCAGGCGCCTGGCCCGCGAACGCGCTTGCGCGGCGCGCTACCAGACGGTCCTGGCGGACTTGATCACCTGGGACTGCCCGGCGCATGCCTACGAGCTGGTTGTCCTGTGCTACCTGCACCTGCCGCCGGCGCCCCGGCGGGAGCTTCACCGCCGTCTGGCCGCCAGCCTGGTCCCCGGTGGCCTCCTGGTGATGGAGGCCTTCACGCCGCGGCAACTGGCCTTCCGCACGGGCGGCCCTTCCCACCCGGACCTGCTCTATGAGCCGGTGGAACTTGGACGGGACTTCGCCGGGCTGGAGATCCTCCACCTGGAAGAGACGGAATTGGAGTTGGAGGAGGGGCTGCTGCACCGCGGGCGCAGCGCCGTGCTTAGACTGCTGGCCCGCAATGCGTCGAACCCGGGCCGGTGA
- the rplQ gene encoding 50S ribosomal protein L17, with amino-acid sequence MRHRKSQVKLNRSTSHRRALLANLACGLIEHKRITTTIGKAQAARSYTERMVTFAKKGTLAARRHVLAHLVHKDVVKHLFDEIGPRFADRPGGYTRIIRVGTRPGDQAEMAILEFVGYEEQLDK; translated from the coding sequence ATGAGACACCGGAAATCCCAAGTCAAGCTCAACCGCAGCACCTCCCATCGCCGCGCCCTGCTGGCGAACCTGGCCTGTGGCCTGATTGAGCACAAGCGCATCACGACCACCATCGGCAAGGCGCAGGCGGCGCGCAGCTACACGGAGCGCATGGTCACCTTCGCCAAGAAGGGCACCCTGGCGGCCCGGCGCCACGTGCTGGCCCATCTGGTGCACAAGGACGTGGTCAAGCACCTCTTCGACGAGATCGGCCCGCGCTTCGCGGACCGGCCGGGCGGCTACACGCGCATCATCCGCGTGGGCACCCGCCCCGGCGACCAGGCCGAGATGGCCATCCTCGAGTTCGTCGGCTACGAGGAGCAGCTGGACAAGTAG
- a CDS encoding DNA-directed RNA polymerase subunit alpha — MNGLNPQRPEAVELDHTSYSPSFGRFFLQPLERGYGVTLGNSLRRMLLSSIPGAAITHVRIDGVLQEFSTIPGVTEDVTDIILNLKQVQVKLLSKRPERLTLQIKGPATITAADLQKASTEIEVMNPDLHIATVNTASDLLMELEVRRGFGYVPAEDNQMDDQPIGTIPVDSLFSPVTNVTYRVENTRVGHKTDYEKLILEITTNGTVTPDDALTLAGRTLMEHVRLFIEFDMNPSESPEEEIDEEVLNIRKLLLKNVEELELTVRASNCIKEARIKTIGELVGKSEAEMLKYKNFGRKSLNELTAVLKTHGLEFGMDISRYLGDMGKND, encoded by the coding sequence ATGAACGGACTCAATCCCCAGCGCCCGGAAGCCGTCGAGCTGGACCACACCAGCTACAGCCCGTCTTTCGGCCGCTTCTTCCTTCAGCCTCTGGAGCGCGGTTACGGCGTCACCCTGGGCAATTCGCTCAGGCGCATGCTCCTCTCCTCGATTCCGGGTGCGGCCATCACCCACGTGCGGATCGACGGCGTGCTGCAGGAGTTCTCCACCATCCCCGGCGTGACCGAGGACGTGACGGACATCATCCTCAACCTCAAGCAGGTCCAGGTCAAGCTGCTTTCCAAGCGGCCGGAGCGCCTCACCCTGCAGATCAAGGGGCCGGCCACCATCACCGCCGCCGACCTGCAGAAGGCCAGCACCGAGATCGAGGTGATGAACCCCGACCTGCACATCGCCACCGTCAACACGGCCAGCGATCTGCTGATGGAGCTGGAGGTGCGGCGCGGTTTCGGCTATGTGCCGGCCGAGGACAACCAGATGGACGACCAGCCCATCGGCACCATCCCCGTCGATTCGCTCTTCTCGCCGGTGACCAACGTCACCTACCGCGTGGAGAACACCCGGGTGGGCCACAAGACGGACTATGAGAAACTGATCCTCGAGATCACCACCAACGGCACGGTCACTCCCGACGACGCCCTCACCCTGGCGGGGCGCACCCTGATGGAGCACGTGCGGCTCTTCATCGAGTTCGACATGAACCCCTCGGAGTCGCCCGAGGAGGAGATCGACGAAGAGGTCCTCAACATCCGCAAGCTGCTGCTGAAGAACGTCGAGGAGCTGGAGCTGACGGTGCGCGCCTCCAATTGCATCAAGGAGGCCCGCATCAAGACGATCGGCGAGCTGGTGGGCAAGTCGGAAGCCGAGATGCTGAAGTACAAGAACTTCGGCCGCAAGTCCCTCAACGAGCTGACCGCCGTGCTGAAAACGCACGGGCTGGAGTTCGGCATGGACATCTCGCGCTACCTGGGCGACATGGGCAAGAACGATTAA
- the rpsK gene encoding 30S ribosomal protein S11, whose amino-acid sequence MAKTVKKKVKKKEKVDAVGSAFIKASFNNTIVSLTDSYGNVISWSSGGARGRFKGSRKSTAFAAQLAAAECAKAAMDLGLRRVSVFVKGPGAGRESSIRALQAAGLMVTAIKDTTPLPHNGCRPRKKRRI is encoded by the coding sequence TTGGCCAAGACCGTCAAGAAGAAAGTCAAGAAGAAGGAGAAGGTGGACGCGGTGGGGAGCGCCTTCATCAAGGCGAGCTTCAACAACACCATCGTCTCTCTCACGGACAGCTACGGCAACGTGATCTCCTGGTCCTCGGGCGGCGCCCGCGGCCGATTCAAGGGGTCGCGCAAGAGCACGGCCTTCGCCGCCCAGCTGGCGGCCGCCGAGTGCGCCAAGGCCGCCATGGACCTGGGCCTGCGCCGGGTGTCCGTCTTTGTCAAAGGGCCGGGAGCCGGCCGCGAGTCCTCGATCCGCGCCCTGCAGGCCGCCGGCCTGATGGTCACGGCGATCAAGGACACGACGCCGCTGCCGCACAACGGTTGTCGGCCGCGCAAGAAGCGCCGCATCTGA
- the rpsM gene encoding 30S ribosomal protein S13, which translates to MARIAGVDLPKNKRVEIGLTYIFGIGLSMARSILEKANVSPDTRVMNLDEEELRRIRAVIQNDIKVEGALRTEITMNIKRLMDIGCYRGLRHRRNLPVRGQNTKNNARTRKGRKKSSGVVKKG; encoded by the coding sequence TTGGCACGCATTGCCGGAGTTGATCTGCCCAAGAACAAGCGCGTCGAGATCGGGCTCACCTACATCTTCGGAATCGGCCTGTCCATGGCCCGCTCCATCCTGGAGAAGGCCAATGTCAGTCCGGACACCCGGGTGATGAACCTGGACGAGGAGGAGCTGAGGCGCATCCGCGCGGTGATCCAGAACGACATCAAGGTCGAGGGCGCTCTGCGGACGGAGATCACGATGAACATCAAGCGGCTGATGGATATCGGCTGCTATCGTGGCCTGCGCCATCGCCGCAACCTGCCTGTTCGCGGTCAGAACACGAAGAACAACGCCCGCACGCGCAAGGGACGCAAGAAGTCCAGCGGCGTGGTGAAGAAGGGTTAA
- the rpmJ gene encoding 50S ribosomal protein L36, whose protein sequence is MKVKASVKKICESCKIVRRAGVVRVICSKTRKHKQRQG, encoded by the coding sequence ATGAAAGTCAAAGCGTCGGTCAAGAAAATCTGCGAGAGCTGCAAGATCGTGCGGCGTGCCGGCGTGGTACGCGTCATCTGCAGCAAAACCCGCAAGCACAAGCAGCGTCAGGGCTAG
- the infA gene encoding translation initiation factor IF-1 encodes MGKTDIIKIDGTVLETLPNASFRVKLDNGHIVLAHISGKMRMHYIRILPGDKVTVELSPYDLTRGRITFRHK; translated from the coding sequence ATGGGAAAGACGGACATCATCAAGATCGACGGAACCGTGTTGGAGACGCTGCCCAACGCCTCCTTCCGGGTCAAGCTGGATAATGGCCACATCGTGTTGGCCCATATCTCGGGGAAGATGCGCATGCACTACATCCGCATCCTGCCCGGGGACAAGGTGACGGTGGAGCTGTCCCCCTATGATCTGACCAGGGGGCGGATCACCTTCAGGCACAAGTAG
- the map gene encoding type I methionyl aminopeptidase, with amino-acid sequence MARLYSSREFEGIRRACRILPQAFRLVEAHIGPGVSTAELNRIVDSFIRSQGARPSFIGVPGPPGVAPFPACCCISINDEVVHGIPGDRLLQEGDIVKIDAGTCLDGCYGDSARSFPVGRVSEERRRLMVATRESLFKGIEAARGGNRIGDIGAAVSAHVEALGYSVVRDMVGHGVGGAVHEAPEVPNYGTAGQGLRLRAGMCLALEPMINAGEWRIRVLGDGWTVATADGSDSAHFEHQIRVTDAEPEILTLD; translated from the coding sequence ATGGCGCGTCTTTACAGCAGCCGGGAGTTCGAGGGGATCCGTCGGGCCTGCCGGATCCTTCCCCAGGCCTTCCGCCTGGTGGAAGCCCACATCGGGCCGGGAGTGAGCACGGCCGAGTTGAACCGGATCGTTGACAGCTTCATCCGCTCCCAGGGCGCCAGACCCTCCTTCATCGGCGTGCCGGGTCCGCCCGGAGTGGCGCCCTTTCCGGCCTGCTGCTGCATCTCGATCAATGACGAGGTGGTGCACGGCATACCGGGGGATCGCCTCCTGCAGGAGGGCGACATCGTTAAGATCGATGCCGGCACCTGCCTGGACGGTTGCTACGGGGATTCGGCGCGCAGCTTCCCGGTCGGCCGGGTGAGCGAGGAGCGCCGGCGCTTGATGGTGGCCACGCGCGAGTCCCTCTTCAAGGGCATCGAGGCGGCGCGGGGTGGGAACCGGATCGGCGACATCGGCGCCGCGGTTTCCGCCCATGTGGAGGCACTTGGCTATTCCGTGGTGCGGGACATGGTGGGCCACGGAGTGGGCGGCGCCGTGCACGAGGCACCGGAAGTGCCGAACTACGGCACGGCGGGGCAAGGGCTGCGGCTGCGGGCCGGCATGTGCCTGGCCCTGGAGCCCATGATCAACGCCGGCGAGTGGCGCATCCGGGTGTTGGGCGATGGCTGGACGGTGGCCACGGCCGACGGATCCGACAGCGCCCATTTCGAACATCAGATTCGCGTCACGGACGCGGAGCCGGAGATCCTGACCCTCGACTAG
- a CDS encoding adenylate kinase, which yields MRLILLGAPGAGKGTQAKRISTEMGIPQVSTGDILRDQIRRGTELGVRVKYYLDQGNLVPDDLILEIVQDRLKQEDCRGGFILDGFPRTVAQAEGLEAILERDGMGLSAVVALESDSETLVRRLGARFTCRDCGADYNAQTGEIPSRCTKCGGPVGPRDDDSAETVRHRLRIFEEQTAPLIRFYEERGRLRRVNGMAPVEDVFRAILSMLG from the coding sequence ATGCGATTGATCCTGCTGGGCGCCCCGGGCGCTGGAAAGGGAACGCAAGCCAAGCGGATCTCCACCGAGATGGGCATTCCACAGGTCTCGACGGGCGACATCCTGCGCGACCAGATCCGGCGCGGAACCGAGTTGGGCGTGCGCGTGAAGTACTACCTGGACCAGGGCAACTTGGTGCCGGACGACCTGATCCTTGAAATCGTCCAGGATCGCCTGAAGCAGGAGGATTGCCGCGGCGGCTTCATCCTGGATGGCTTTCCGCGAACGGTGGCCCAGGCCGAGGGGCTGGAGGCCATCCTGGAGCGGGACGGCATGGGACTGAGCGCCGTCGTCGCCCTGGAGTCCGATTCCGAAACACTGGTGCGCCGCCTTGGGGCACGCTTCACTTGTCGGGACTGCGGCGCGGATTACAACGCCCAGACGGGGGAGATCCCCTCGCGCTGCACGAAGTGCGGCGGGCCGGTGGGGCCGCGCGACGACGACTCGGCCGAGACGGTCCGGCACCGCCTGCGGATCTTCGAGGAGCAGACGGCGCCCCTCATCCGCTTTTACGAGGAGCGGGGACGCCTGCGCCGGGTGAACGGCATGGCGCCGGTGGAGGATGTCTTCCGCGCCATCCTGTCCATGCTGGGCTAG